A single window of Bradyrhizobium daqingense DNA harbors:
- a CDS encoding CpaD family pilus assembly protein produces the protein MNTRPPQLRKRALCLGGALVGMALALGGCQHDEALTASIPDDYKQRHPIAVEEQNRSIVVFVGHARGGLTAAQRADVMGVASAWLHEGTGAIRIDVPSGTPNARPVADTMREIQAMLAAAGVPPRGIVARPYQPEDKRFLPPIRLTYSKIAAVAGPCGLWPEDIGPSMKNKRWFENKDYYNYGCAYQRNLAAMVANPSDLEQPRPETPSYTARRTMSFEKYRKGTTTATTYPEADKAKLSDTGK, from the coding sequence ATGAACACAAGACCACCCCAGCTTCGCAAGCGCGCCCTATGCCTCGGTGGCGCGCTCGTCGGCATGGCGCTCGCCCTCGGCGGCTGCCAGCACGACGAAGCGCTCACCGCCTCCATTCCGGACGACTACAAACAGCGCCATCCGATCGCGGTCGAAGAGCAGAACCGCTCGATCGTCGTTTTCGTCGGCCATGCGCGCGGGGGCCTCACCGCCGCCCAACGCGCCGACGTGATGGGAGTCGCGTCAGCCTGGCTGCACGAGGGGACCGGCGCCATCCGTATCGACGTGCCGTCCGGCACGCCGAATGCGCGTCCGGTGGCGGACACCATGCGTGAAATCCAGGCGATGCTTGCGGCAGCAGGCGTTCCGCCGCGGGGCATCGTCGCTCGTCCCTATCAGCCGGAAGACAAGCGCTTCCTGCCGCCGATTCGACTCACTTACTCCAAGATCGCCGCGGTCGCGGGTCCCTGCGGCCTGTGGCCGGAGGACATCGGTCCCTCGATGAAGAACAAGCGTTGGTTCGAGAACAAGGACTATTACAATTACGGCTGTGCCTATCAGCGGAATCTCGCTGCGATGGTCGCCAATCCTTCGGATCTCGAGCAGCCGAGGCCTGAAACGCCATCCTACACGGCGCGCCGCACCATGTCCTTCGAGAAATACCGCAAGGGCACGACCACGGCGACCACTTATCCCGAAGCCGACAAGGCCAAACTCAGCGACACCGGCAAATGA
- a CDS encoding type II secretion system F family protein produces the protein MVEFLVSKLHDVRFMTMLLAAIAASATVYTLVMPLFAGEGLSKRMKAVASERERLRQRERERLNKNEKVSLRQTPKQLVSKVVEDFNLTKWVAQEAARDKLIMAGYRGQAPYITFLFARAVAPLALFVGAAIYVFLIAHLEQSMPIKIGICIGAAYLGLQAPMLFLKNAISKRQLSIKRAFPDALDLLLICIESGMSVEMAFRKVATEIVGQSIALSEEFALTTAELSYLQDRKMAYENLARRTGLEGVKSVCLALQQAERYGTPLGHSLRVMAQENRDMRMNEAEKKAAALPPKLTVPMILFFLPVLFVVILGPTGIKITELH, from the coding sequence ATGGTCGAGTTTCTCGTTTCGAAGCTACATGACGTCCGCTTCATGACCATGCTGCTGGCGGCCATTGCCGCCAGCGCAACCGTCTATACGCTGGTGATGCCGCTGTTTGCCGGCGAGGGACTCTCCAAGCGCATGAAGGCGGTGGCGAGCGAACGAGAGCGCTTGCGGCAGCGCGAGCGCGAGCGCCTCAACAAGAACGAAAAGGTTTCGCTGCGCCAGACACCGAAGCAGCTCGTCTCCAAGGTGGTCGAGGACTTCAACCTCACCAAATGGGTGGCGCAGGAAGCCGCCCGGGACAAGCTGATCATGGCGGGCTATCGCGGCCAGGCTCCCTACATCACCTTCCTGTTTGCCCGCGCGGTCGCTCCGCTCGCGCTCTTCGTCGGCGCCGCCATCTACGTCTTCTTGATCGCGCACCTCGAGCAGTCGATGCCGATCAAGATCGGCATCTGCATCGGCGCAGCCTATCTCGGACTTCAGGCGCCGATGCTCTTCCTCAAGAACGCGATCTCCAAGCGCCAACTCTCGATCAAGCGCGCGTTTCCAGATGCGCTCGACCTGCTGCTGATCTGCATCGAATCCGGCATGTCGGTCGAAATGGCGTTCCGGAAGGTCGCGACCGAGATCGTCGGCCAGTCGATCGCGCTGTCGGAGGAGTTCGCGCTGACCACGGCCGAGCTGTCCTATTTGCAGGACCGGAAGATGGCCTATGAGAACCTGGCCCGGCGCACCGGGCTCGAAGGCGTCAAGTCGGTGTGTCTCGCACTTCAGCAGGCGGAACGTTACGGCACGCCGCTCGGGCATTCCCTGCGCGTCATGGCGCAGGAGAATCGCGACATGCGCATGAACGAGGCCGAGAAGAAGGCAGCCGCACTGCCCCCGAAGCTGACGGTGCCGATGATCCTGTTCTTCCTGCCGGTGCTGTTCGTGGTCATTCTCGGACCGACGGGCATCAAGATCACCGAGCTGCACTGA
- a CDS encoding type II secretion system F family protein codes for MNMQVLALAFLATAAVGGIAWVFLYPLLSGERKAESRRASIARADAPAAKQTEKNQRSRREQVETSLKDLEARRQQEKSVPLSVRISQAGLDWTPQKFWVVSAVVAGLLFAAAMLVGGGLLGAAGLAFAGGFGLPRWALNFLKKRRETKFLAALPDAVDVIVRGIKAGLPLFDSIKVVAADSPEPLRSEFLAIIETQAIGMPLGEACSRLYERMPLPEANFFGIVISIQQKSGGNLSEALGNLSKVLRDRKKMKEKIQAMSMEAKASAGIIGSLPPIVMFLVYLTTPHYISLLWTHPTGQLMLVGCVIWMSIGIMVMKKMINFDF; via the coding sequence ATGAACATGCAGGTCCTCGCCCTCGCCTTTCTCGCCACTGCCGCCGTCGGTGGCATCGCCTGGGTCTTCCTCTATCCGCTGCTGTCCGGAGAGCGGAAAGCGGAAAGCCGCCGCGCCTCGATCGCGCGCGCCGACGCGCCCGCAGCCAAGCAGACCGAGAAGAACCAACGATCGCGCCGTGAGCAGGTCGAGACCTCGCTCAAGGATCTCGAGGCGCGGCGTCAGCAGGAAAAGAGCGTTCCGCTCAGCGTCCGCATCTCGCAGGCAGGACTCGACTGGACCCCGCAGAAATTCTGGGTCGTGTCCGCCGTCGTCGCAGGCCTGCTGTTCGCCGCGGCGATGCTCGTCGGAGGCGGCTTGCTGGGCGCCGCCGGCCTCGCTTTTGCCGGAGGCTTCGGCCTGCCGCGCTGGGCGCTGAACTTCCTGAAGAAGCGACGCGAGACCAAGTTCCTGGCGGCGCTTCCCGATGCGGTCGACGTGATCGTGCGCGGCATCAAGGCGGGTCTGCCGCTGTTCGACTCGATCAAGGTCGTAGCGGCCGATTCACCGGAGCCGCTGCGCAGCGAGTTCCTGGCCATCATCGAGACGCAGGCGATCGGCATGCCGCTCGGCGAGGCCTGCTCGCGGCTCTATGAGCGCATGCCGCTGCCTGAGGCGAACTTCTTCGGCATCGTGATCTCGATCCAGCAGAAGTCGGGCGGCAACCTCTCCGAAGCGCTCGGCAACCTCTCCAAGGTGCTGCGTGACCGAAAGAAGATGAAGGAGAAGATCCAGGCGATGTCGATGGAAGCCAAGGCTTCGGCCGGCATCATCGGCTCGCTGCCCCCGATCGTGATGTTCCTCGTCTATCTCACCACGCCACACTACATCTCGCTGCTTTGGACCCACCCCACCGGTCAGCTCATGCTGGTCGGCTGCGTGATCTGGATGTCGATCGGCATCATGGTGATGAAGAAGATGATCAACTTCGATTTCTGA
- a CDS encoding type II and III secretion system protein family protein: MKTVDIKHRANAVTMRTSVVRALSFSAALALALNPVLTPVVAADYRPVAPVAADGQINARFLSLGVGKSVVIDLPRDIKDVLVADPKIANAVVRSAQRAYIIGATVGQTNIVFFDSAGQQIAAYDIAVKRDLNGVRAALKQILPNSDIQIDGLGDGVVLSGTAANPLEAQQANDLAARLAGGPDKVVNSIVVRGRDQVMLKVTVAEVQRNIVKQLGIDLSANLNYGTSVVSFTNSNPFTALGRNLVDGNNLTTKFGATPSVQATLRAMETAGVIRTLAEPNLTAISGESATFIAGGEFPVPAGYACDPVTHVCTTQISFKKFGISLNFTPIVLSEGKISLRVMTEVSELSNENSITLSQAVSANSVNSLTVPSIRTRRAETSLEIPSGGAMAMAGLIQQQTKQAVSGLPGLMQLPILGTLFRSRDFVNNATELVVIVTPYVVRAVAQKDLSRPDDGFSAPADPQAQLIGNINRIYGVPNRTEPARNYRGTYGFITD, encoded by the coding sequence ATGAAGACAGTCGATATCAAGCACAGGGCGAACGCGGTGACGATGCGAACCTCGGTGGTTCGCGCTCTGTCGTTTTCGGCCGCTCTTGCGCTGGCGCTCAACCCGGTGCTGACTCCCGTGGTCGCTGCCGACTACCGCCCGGTCGCCCCGGTCGCGGCCGACGGCCAGATCAACGCGCGCTTTCTCTCGCTCGGCGTCGGCAAGTCCGTCGTGATCGATCTGCCGCGGGATATCAAGGACGTGCTGGTTGCGGATCCCAAGATCGCCAATGCGGTGGTCCGCTCGGCGCAGCGCGCCTACATCATCGGCGCGACCGTCGGCCAGACCAACATCGTGTTCTTCGATTCCGCCGGCCAGCAGATTGCGGCCTATGACATCGCGGTCAAGCGCGACCTCAACGGCGTGAGGGCCGCGCTGAAGCAGATCCTGCCCAACTCCGACATCCAGATCGACGGCCTCGGCGACGGCGTCGTCCTGAGCGGCACGGCGGCGAACCCGCTGGAGGCGCAGCAGGCGAACGACCTCGCCGCGCGACTGGCCGGTGGCCCCGACAAGGTGGTGAACTCGATCGTGGTCCGCGGCCGCGACCAGGTCATGCTGAAGGTGACCGTCGCCGAAGTCCAGCGCAACATCGTCAAGCAGCTCGGCATCGACCTCTCCGCGAATCTGAACTACGGCACCTCGGTGGTGAGCTTCACCAACTCCAATCCGTTCACGGCCCTCGGCCGCAATCTCGTCGACGGCAACAACCTGACCACCAAGTTCGGCGCGACGCCGAGCGTGCAGGCCACCTTGCGCGCGATGGAGACTGCGGGCGTGATCCGGACGCTGGCCGAGCCGAACCTGACCGCGATCTCCGGGGAGTCCGCGACCTTCATCGCCGGCGGCGAATTCCCGGTGCCGGCGGGCTATGCGTGCGATCCCGTCACGCATGTCTGTACCACCCAGATCAGCTTCAAGAAGTTCGGCATCTCGCTCAACTTCACGCCGATCGTTCTGAGCGAAGGCAAGATCAGCCTGCGCGTGATGACGGAAGTCTCGGAGCTGTCGAACGAGAATTCGATCACGCTGTCCCAGGCCGTGAGCGCGAATTCGGTGAACTCGTTGACGGTGCCCTCGATCAGGACCCGCCGCGCCGAGACGTCCCTGGAAATTCCTTCGGGCGGCGCGATGGCGATGGCCGGCCTGATCCAGCAGCAGACCAAGCAGGCCGTCAGTGGATTGCCGGGGTTGATGCAGCTCCCGATCCTCGGCACGCTGTTCCGTAGTCGCGACTTCGTCAACAACGCGACCGAGCTGGTCGTGATCGTGACGCCCTATGTCGTTCGCGCGGTCGCACAAAAGGATCTGTCGCGCCCGGATGACGGCTTCTCCGCGCCTGCAGATCCGCAGGCCCAACTGATCGGCAACATCAACCGCATCTACGGTGTGCCGAACCGGACCGAACCGGCCAGAAACTACCGCGGCACCTACGGCTTCATCACCGACTGA
- a CDS encoding tetratricopeptide repeat protein: MRQRFSLARLLASASLGAMVAISLGGCTAMSKLSDVTGSVGTRAEAAPTDPARAAEVYGERYRANPKDAEAALAYGQALRANGQRAQAAAVLEQATIANPGNKALLAQYGRALADNGNFQQAFDVLAKAHSPDNPDWRLLSVQGTALDQMGRHEEARSYYASALKIAPGDPGVLSNLGLSYMLTRNLPKAEEALRQAYASPRASARVRQNLALVVGLQGRFAEAEIIVKADLPPDQAAANVAYLKDMLSRNDVPRGAPKRTPVASLSQPD, encoded by the coding sequence ATGCGTCAACGGTTCAGTCTTGCCCGGCTTCTTGCGTCCGCCTCGCTCGGCGCGATGGTGGCGATTAGTCTCGGCGGCTGCACGGCCATGTCGAAGCTCTCCGACGTCACGGGCTCGGTCGGGACGCGCGCGGAAGCTGCCCCCACCGATCCGGCGCGCGCCGCCGAAGTCTATGGCGAGCGCTATCGCGCCAATCCCAAGGACGCCGAAGCCGCGCTGGCCTATGGCCAGGCCTTGCGCGCCAATGGTCAGCGCGCCCAGGCCGCCGCCGTGCTCGAGCAGGCGACGATCGCCAATCCCGGCAACAAGGCGCTGCTCGCCCAGTATGGCCGGGCGCTCGCCGACAACGGCAATTTCCAGCAGGCTTTCGACGTGCTGGCGAAGGCGCATTCGCCCGACAATCCGGACTGGCGCCTGCTCTCGGTACAGGGTACCGCGCTCGATCAGATGGGCCGTCACGAGGAGGCGCGCTCCTACTACGCGAGCGCGCTGAAGATCGCGCCGGGTGATCCCGGCGTGCTCTCCAATCTCGGCCTGTCCTACATGTTGACGAGGAACCTGCCCAAGGCCGAAGAGGCGTTGCGGCAGGCTTACGCTTCGCCACGCGCGAGCGCCCGCGTGCGGCAGAATCTCGCTTTGGTCGTCGGTCTTCAAGGTCGCTTCGCCGAGGCGGAGATTATCGTGAAGGCAGACCTGCCGCCGGATCAGGCCGCGGCCAACGTCGCCTATCTCAAGGACATGCTGAGCCGCAACGACGTCCCGCGCGGTGCTCCGAAGCGGACTCCGGTCGCCTCGCTCAGCCAGCCCGACTGA
- a CDS encoding AAA family ATPase — protein sequence MISYARQPQEEQPETPPPPVEEHIAPSPRVSVQAFCETVETAAAVQSAGEDRRLGKAHLKIQMGGMAAAIEAYRSAPTPNVIVLESDGRNDLLGGLDQLATVCDAGTRVVVIGRINDVMLYRELVRRGVSDYVLAPVGAIDVVRSICNLFSAPEAKAVGRIIAVVGAKGGVGASTISHNVAWAIARDLAMDAVVADLDLAFGTAGLDYNQDPPQGIADAVFSPDRVDTAFIDRLLSKCTDHLSLLAAPATLDRVYDFGSDAFDSVFDTLRSTMPCIVLDVPHQWSGWTKRALVGADDILIVAAPDLANLRNTKNLFDLLKASRPNDRPPLYCLNQVGVPKRPEIAAAEFAKAIESQPVASIPFEPQIFGSAANNGQMIAEISANHKSIEMFLQIAQRLTGRSETKKQKSSLFSPLIEKLRGK from the coding sequence ATGATCAGCTACGCTCGCCAACCTCAAGAAGAGCAGCCGGAGACTCCGCCGCCACCTGTTGAGGAGCATATTGCACCCTCGCCGCGTGTCTCGGTGCAGGCCTTCTGCGAGACCGTGGAGACCGCTGCCGCGGTGCAGTCGGCCGGAGAGGATCGCCGTCTCGGCAAGGCCCATCTGAAGATCCAGATGGGCGGCATGGCGGCGGCGATCGAAGCCTATCGCTCTGCCCCGACGCCGAACGTGATCGTGCTCGAGAGCGACGGCCGCAACGACCTCCTGGGCGGGCTCGACCAGCTCGCCACCGTCTGCGATGCCGGTACCCGCGTGGTCGTGATCGGCCGCATCAACGACGTCATGCTCTACCGCGAGCTGGTGCGCCGCGGCGTTAGCGACTACGTGCTCGCGCCGGTCGGCGCGATCGACGTCGTGCGCTCGATCTGCAACCTGTTCTCGGCGCCCGAAGCCAAGGCGGTCGGCCGCATCATCGCCGTGGTCGGCGCCAAGGGCGGCGTCGGCGCGTCCACCATCTCGCACAACGTCGCTTGGGCGATCGCTCGCGACCTTGCGATGGACGCGGTCGTCGCCGATCTCGACCTCGCCTTCGGCACGGCCGGCCTGGACTACAACCAGGACCCGCCACAGGGAATTGCCGACGCGGTGTTCTCTCCCGATCGCGTCGACACGGCCTTCATCGACCGCCTGCTGTCGAAATGCACCGACCATCTCAGCCTGCTGGCGGCGCCTGCGACGCTCGACCGGGTCTATGATTTCGGTTCCGATGCGTTCGATTCCGTGTTCGACACGCTGCGCTCCACCATGCCTTGCATCGTGCTCGATGTCCCGCACCAATGGTCGGGCTGGACCAAGCGCGCCCTGGTCGGCGCGGACGACATCCTGATCGTGGCGGCACCTGATCTCGCTAATCTGCGCAACACCAAGAACCTGTTCGATTTGTTGAAGGCCTCGCGCCCCAACGACCGGCCGCCGCTCTACTGCCTGAACCAGGTCGGCGTCCCGAAACGGCCCGAGATCGCCGCCGCAGAATTCGCCAAGGCGATCGAGAGCCAGCCGGTCGCCTCGATCCCGTTCGAACCGCAGATCTTCGGCTCGGCGGCCAACAACGGCCAGATGATCGCGGAGATCTCCGCCAACCACAAGTCGATCGAGATGTTCCTCCAGATCGCCCAGCGCCTCACCGGCCGCAGCGAGACGAAGAAACAAAAGTCGTCCTTGTTTTCACCCCTGATTGAGAAGTTGCGGGGAAAATAG
- a CDS encoding C40 family peptidase, with protein MHDPRITPARGDIAAKYLEGKVAADRYVSGEEFEVVEPVAPVREQPSPGAMLMTEALRGERVTVYDRNGEGWAWGQLNGDGYVGWLPDAALARPTAAPTHVVSALRTFAFPGPSIKLPPADTLVLGSKLTIVREDGPFAVSRDGTFLPRTHLAPLDHREPDFVTVAERFVGTPYLWGGKSSLGIDCSGLVQVSLTSSGIGCPRDSDMQQAGLGRALDPLERRSLRRGDLIFWKGHVAIVRDASTMVHANAHHMATVIEPIEPAIARIRQAGSEVAAIKRL; from the coding sequence ATGCATGATCCGCGAATAACGCCGGCACGGGGCGACATCGCCGCGAAATATCTCGAAGGCAAGGTCGCGGCGGATCGCTACGTCAGCGGCGAGGAATTCGAGGTGGTCGAGCCGGTTGCACCGGTGCGCGAGCAACCGTCACCGGGTGCGATGCTGATGACCGAGGCGCTGCGCGGTGAGCGCGTCACGGTCTATGACCGCAACGGCGAAGGCTGGGCCTGGGGTCAGCTCAACGGCGACGGCTATGTCGGCTGGCTGCCCGATGCAGCGCTGGCGCGCCCTACGGCGGCGCCGACCCACGTCGTCAGCGCGCTGCGGACGTTTGCGTTTCCCGGCCCCTCGATCAAGCTGCCGCCGGCGGACACGCTGGTGCTGGGATCGAAGCTCACGATCGTGCGCGAGGATGGGCCCTTCGCCGTGAGCCGCGACGGAACGTTCCTGCCAAGGACGCATCTCGCGCCGCTCGATCACCGCGAGCCGGATTTCGTCACCGTTGCCGAACGCTTCGTCGGCACGCCCTATCTGTGGGGCGGCAAGAGCAGTCTTGGCATCGACTGCTCGGGCCTGGTGCAGGTCTCGCTGACATCTTCGGGCATCGGCTGCCCGCGCGACAGCGACATGCAGCAGGCCGGCCTCGGCCGCGCGCTGGACCCGCTTGAGCGGCGCAGCTTGCGTCGGGGCGATCTGATCTTCTGGAAGGGCCATGTCGCCATCGTCCGCGACGCCAGCACCATGGTTCACGCCAATGCCCATCACATGGCGACCGTGATCGAGCCGATCGAACCGGCGATTGCGCGGATCAGGCAGGCCGGCAGCGAGGTGGCCGCAATCAAGCGGCTCTGA
- a CDS encoding leucyl aminopeptidase family protein, producing MPSVFETTSIAIPITFVTKTSWDAVRETLPPAQRQFAAASAYSAKPGGYLALPAPDGAIARVLFGLEDEGAKSRDLFRPGALPGLLPPGTYRFANAPHDARLAALAFVLGTYRFARYRKADRPEVRLVPPEGVDATEIDRIADATMLARDLINTPSNDMGPEELAAAAQALAAEFGASFACTMGEELEKHFPLIHAVGMASGRAPRLIDIGWGNPDHPKVTLVGKGVCFDTGGLDLKPSSGMLIMKKDMGGAANVLALARMVMDAKLKVRLRVLIPAVENAVAGNAFRPLDIFTSRKGITVEIGNTDAEGRLVLADALALADEEKPELLIDLGTLTGAARVALGPDLPPFYTNDETLAADVARCAAKENDPLWRMPLWPPYDAWLDSKTATITNAPSGGFAGSITCALFLQRFVEHAASWLHVDIYGWTPSAKPARPEGGECQAARAIYALLSERYA from the coding sequence ATGCCTTCTGTCTTCGAGACGACCTCAATTGCCATCCCCATCACCTTCGTGACCAAGACGAGCTGGGATGCCGTTCGCGAGACGCTGCCGCCGGCGCAACGCCAGTTCGCCGCCGCGAGCGCTTACTCCGCCAAGCCGGGCGGCTATCTCGCCCTGCCTGCCCCCGATGGCGCGATCGCGCGGGTGCTGTTCGGTCTCGAGGATGAAGGTGCGAAATCGCGCGACCTGTTCAGGCCGGGGGCCCTGCCCGGCCTGCTGCCGCCGGGGACCTATCGCTTCGCCAATGCGCCGCACGATGCACGCCTCGCAGCGCTCGCCTTCGTGCTCGGCACTTACCGCTTCGCGCGCTACCGCAAGGCGGACAGGCCCGAGGTCCGGCTGGTGCCGCCTGAGGGCGTCGATGCGACCGAGATCGACCGCATCGCAGACGCGACCATGCTCGCGCGCGACCTCATCAACACGCCATCCAACGACATGGGACCGGAGGAGCTCGCCGCGGCCGCGCAAGCGCTCGCCGCCGAATTCGGCGCAAGCTTCGCCTGCACCATGGGCGAGGAGCTGGAGAAGCACTTCCCGCTGATCCATGCCGTCGGCATGGCCTCCGGCCGCGCGCCGCGGCTGATCGACATCGGCTGGGGCAATCCTGATCATCCCAAGGTGACGCTGGTCGGCAAGGGCGTGTGCTTCGACACCGGCGGCCTCGACCTGAAGCCGTCGAGCGGCATGCTGATCATGAAGAAGGACATGGGCGGCGCCGCCAACGTGCTGGCGCTCGCGCGCATGGTGATGGACGCGAAGCTGAAGGTGCGGCTGCGCGTGTTGATCCCGGCCGTTGAGAATGCGGTCGCCGGCAATGCCTTCCGTCCGCTCGACATCTTCACCTCGCGCAAGGGCATCACGGTCGAAATCGGCAACACCGACGCGGAAGGACGCCTGGTGCTTGCCGACGCGCTGGCGCTGGCCGACGAGGAGAAGCCGGAGCTGCTGATCGACTTGGGCACACTGACCGGCGCGGCCCGCGTGGCGCTGGGTCCGGATCTGCCGCCCTTCTACACCAATGACGAGACGCTGGCCGCCGATGTCGCACGTTGCGCGGCGAAGGAGAACGATCCGTTGTGGCGCATGCCGCTATGGCCGCCTTACGATGCGTGGCTGGATTCCAAGACGGCGACGATCACCAATGCGCCGTCGGGGGGCTTCGCCGGCTCGATCACTTGCGCGCTGTTCCTGCAACGCTTCGTCGAGCACGCCGCGAGCTGGCTGCATGTCGACATCTACGGCTGGACGCCGTCGGCCAAGCCGGCGCGGCCCGAAGGTGGCGAGTGCCAGGCCGCGCGGGCCATCTACGCACTCCTGAGCGAACGTTATGCATGA
- a CDS encoding CpaF family protein produces MFGKRSGTDTDLRAPKPGAVAPEPSLAPAPTVSRAPPPPAVASPPLAPVKAPPPPPMESRRSDNYYEVKATIFGALIEAIDLAQLAKLDSESAREEIRDIVNEIIAIKNIVMSIAEQEELLDDICNDVLGYGPLEPLLARDDIADIMVNGAGTVFIEVGGKIQRTGIRFRDNQQLLNICQRIVSQVGRRVDESSPICDARLADGSRVNAIVPPLAIDGPALTIRKFKKDKLTLDQLVKFGAISPEGAEILQIIGRVRCNVLISGGTGSGKTTLLNCLTNYIEHDERVITCEDAAELQLQQPHVVRLETRPPNIEGEGQVTMRELVRNCLRMRPERIIVGEVRGPEAFDLLQAMNTGHDGSMGTLHANNPREALSRCESMITMGGFSLPSRTIREMICASIDVIVQAARLRDGSRRITHITEVLGMEGDTIITQDIFLYDLIGEDANGKIIGKHRSTGIGRPKFWERARYYGEEKRLAAALDAAESAPPN; encoded by the coding sequence GTGTTCGGTAAGCGTAGCGGAACAGACACCGACTTGCGGGCTCCCAAGCCCGGCGCCGTGGCGCCCGAGCCTTCCCTGGCTCCGGCGCCGACGGTGTCGCGCGCGCCGCCCCCGCCGGCCGTCGCCTCGCCGCCGCTCGCCCCCGTCAAGGCCCCGCCGCCTCCCCCCATGGAGAGCCGGCGCTCGGACAATTACTACGAGGTCAAGGCGACCATCTTCGGCGCGCTGATCGAGGCCATCGACCTCGCCCAGCTCGCCAAGCTCGATTCGGAGTCCGCGCGCGAGGAAATCCGCGACATCGTCAACGAGATCATCGCGATCAAGAACATCGTGATGTCGATCGCCGAGCAGGAAGAGCTGCTCGACGACATCTGCAACGACGTGCTCGGCTACGGCCCGCTGGAGCCGCTGCTCGCGCGCGACGACATCGCGGACATCATGGTGAACGGGGCCGGCACCGTCTTCATCGAAGTCGGGGGCAAGATCCAGCGCACCGGCATCCGTTTTCGCGACAACCAGCAGCTCCTCAACATCTGCCAGCGCATCGTCAGCCAGGTCGGACGCCGCGTCGACGAATCCTCGCCGATCTGCGACGCGCGCCTCGCCGACGGCTCCCGCGTCAACGCCATCGTGCCGCCGCTGGCGATCGACGGTCCCGCCCTCACCATCCGAAAGTTCAAGAAGGACAAGCTGACGCTCGATCAGCTCGTCAAGTTCGGCGCGATCTCGCCTGAAGGCGCCGAGATCCTCCAGATCATCGGCCGCGTCCGCTGCAACGTGCTGATCTCCGGCGGTACCGGCTCGGGCAAGACGACGCTGCTGAACTGTCTGACCAACTACATCGAGCACGACGAGCGCGTCATCACCTGCGAGGACGCCGCCGAGCTCCAGCTCCAGCAGCCGCATGTGGTGCGGCTCGAAACCCGGCCGCCCAACATCGAAGGCGAAGGCCAGGTCACCATGCGCGAGCTGGTGCGCAATTGCCTGCGTATGCGCCCCGAGCGCATCATCGTCGGCGAAGTCCGCGGACCCGAGGCGTTCGACCTGCTACAGGCCATGAACACGGGCCATGACGGCTCGATGGGCACGCTCCACGCCAACAATCCTCGCGAGGCGCTGTCGCGCTGCGAATCCATGATCACCATGGGCGGCTTCTCGCTGCCGTCGCGCACCATCCGCGAGATGATCTGCGCTTCCATCGACGTCATCGTCCAGGCCGCGCGCCTGCGCGACGGCTCGCGCCGCATCACGCACATCACCGAGGTGTTGGGCATGGAAGGCGACACCATCATCACGCAGGACATCTTCCTCTACGACCTGATCGGCGAAGACGCCAACGGCAAGATCATCGGCAAGCACCGCTCGACCGGCATCGGCCGCCCGAAATTCTGGGAACGCGCCCGCTATTACGGCGAGGAAAAGCGTCTCGCCGCCGCGCTCGACGCCGCGGAATCGGCACCGCCGAATTGA